In Paenibacillus phoenicis, one genomic interval encodes:
- a CDS encoding ABC transporter ATP-binding protein yields MAAISPPLIDVQNLGHGYRMAGEMMTVLSDISFQVRHGEFVAIIGPSGSGKSTLMNMLGCLDVANEGTYLLDGQDIRKLSDNKLATIRNEKIGFIFQQFNLLPKLTAYENVELPLIYRNVPHKERKKSVEESLRLVGLEDRMHHRPSELSGGQQQRVAIARAIAGSPPLLLADEPTGALDSKTGIEVMDKMKELNALGHTIIIITHDLSIAEQAKRVIRIQDGRIVEDRGNRA; encoded by the coding sequence ATGGCGGCAATATCTCCCCCACTGATCGACGTGCAGAACCTCGGACACGGCTACCGTATGGCCGGAGAGATGATGACCGTGCTCAGCGATATCAGCTTTCAGGTCCGGCATGGCGAATTCGTCGCCATCATCGGCCCGTCCGGCTCCGGGAAGTCGACACTGATGAACATGCTGGGCTGTCTGGACGTCGCCAACGAAGGGACGTATTTGCTTGACGGGCAGGACATACGCAAGCTGTCCGATAACAAGCTGGCCACGATTCGCAATGAGAAGATTGGGTTTATTTTTCAACAGTTTAATCTGTTGCCCAAATTAACCGCCTACGAAAATGTTGAGCTGCCGCTCATCTACCGCAACGTCCCGCACAAGGAGCGAAAAAAATCAGTCGAAGAGTCGCTCCGTCTCGTTGGTTTGGAAGACCGGATGCACCATCGTCCTTCCGAGTTGTCAGGCGGGCAGCAGCAGCGGGTGGCCATCGCCCGTGCAATCGCCGGCTCCCCGCCGCTCCTGCTCGCGGACGAACCGACCGGCGCGCTGGACAGCAAGACCGGCATCGAAGTGATGGATAAGATGAAGGAACTGAATGCACTCGGCCACACGATCATTATTATCACCCACGATCTGTCCATCGCTGAGCAAGCCAAACGGGTCATCCGAATCCAGGACGGACGAATTGTTGAAGATCGGGGGAACCGGGCATGA
- a CDS encoding ABC transporter permease: MNLLQSIKMAWKSIAGAKIRSFLTMLGIIIGVSSVITLVSVGQGTTSQITDQLEGLGTDLLTVNIMGRGSSTSLSFEEAMALGKIEGVKAVSPVINGSVTAKKGTVNDSLSVEGIAPSYEEVQDFHVQAGRYIIDMDNEFRMKVTLIGTEAAETFFGTDNPIGQTIQLNGSSFKIVGLLESKGSSLTASNDNKLLIPIATAERFLQSRGVRSITVQVEDTKQIETVKALLEATLDKKFQNADNAYSIFNSQEMLDTLNSTTQILSLALGGIAGISLLVGGIGIMNIMLVSVSERTREIGVRKAIGAKKRDILMQFMVESTALSGFGGLIGIGLGYGASALIGHYSSLTTTVSLPIVLIAFGFSLFIGIIFGMIPANKAAKLRPIYALRTD; encoded by the coding sequence ATGAATCTTCTGCAAAGCATCAAAATGGCCTGGAAAAGCATCGCCGGAGCGAAGATCCGCTCTTTTCTTACGATGCTAGGCATCATTATCGGCGTCTCCTCGGTGATTACGCTCGTATCTGTGGGGCAAGGCACCACATCGCAGATTACGGACCAACTCGAAGGCTTGGGAACCGACCTGCTTACGGTGAACATCATGGGCCGGGGCAGCTCCACCTCACTCTCCTTTGAGGAAGCGATGGCTCTGGGGAAGATCGAAGGGGTGAAGGCCGTATCCCCCGTGATCAACGGCTCTGTAACGGCCAAGAAAGGAACGGTAAATGACAGTCTTTCGGTAGAAGGCATCGCGCCTTCCTACGAGGAGGTCCAGGATTTCCACGTCCAAGCCGGACGTTACATCATCGACATGGACAATGAGTTCCGCATGAAGGTGACGTTGATCGGGACCGAAGCTGCCGAGACTTTTTTTGGCACAGATAACCCGATTGGACAAACGATTCAGCTTAACGGCAGCAGCTTCAAAATCGTTGGCTTGTTGGAATCGAAAGGTTCCAGCCTGACCGCCTCCAACGATAATAAGCTGCTGATCCCAATCGCTACGGCCGAGCGCTTTCTGCAAAGCCGCGGTGTGCGTTCGATTACGGTACAGGTTGAGGACACCAAGCAGATTGAAACCGTCAAAGCGTTGCTGGAAGCTACCTTGGATAAAAAGTTCCAAAATGCCGACAACGCCTACAGTATCTTTAACTCCCAGGAGATGCTGGACACGCTAAATTCGACAACCCAAATACTGTCGCTGGCGCTCGGCGGCATTGCCGGCATTTCGCTGCTCGTCGGCGGCATTGGGATCATGAACATCATGCTCGTCTCCGTCAGCGAGCGCACCCGGGAAATCGGCGTTCGCAAAGCGATCGGGGCCAAAAAGCGTGACATCCTGATGCAATTCATGGTCGAATCGACGGCACTTAGCGGCTTCGGCGGCTTGATTGGCATCGGGCTGGGCTACGGCGCCAGCGCGTTGATCGGCCACTATTCGTCGCTAACGACCACCGTATCGCTCCCGATCGTCCTGATCGCCTTTGGCTTCTCCTTGTTCATCGGCATCATCTTTGGGATGATTCCAGCGAACAAGGCAGCCAAGCTGCGCCCGATTTACGCGCTGCGGACCGATTAA
- a CDS encoding type II toxin-antitoxin system PemK/MazF family toxin, giving the protein MIVKRGDVFFADLSPVVGSEQGGVRPVLIIQNDIGNRFSPTAIVAAITAQIQKAKLPTHVEIDAATHGFDRDSVILLEQIRTIDKQRLTDKITHLDEETMKKVNDSLLISLGLIDF; this is encoded by the coding sequence TTGATCGTAAAGCGCGGCGACGTTTTTTTTGCAGATCTCTCCCCTGTGGTAGGTTCTGAGCAGGGCGGGGTCAGACCGGTGCTTATCATCCAGAATGATATCGGAAACCGATTTAGCCCAACGGCCATTGTTGCTGCTATTACGGCACAAATCCAAAAGGCGAAATTGCCGACCCATGTTGAGATTGACGCGGCAACTCACGGATTTGACCGGGATTCCGTCATCTTGCTGGAGCAAATTCGAACGATCGATAAACAAAGACTAACGGATAAAATTACGCATTTGGATGAGGAGACGATGAAGAAAGTGAACGATTCGCTGCTCATCAGTCTCGGTTTAATTGATTTTTGA